The DNA window CCTTCCCCAGGGGCGACTCCCATGACACCAAGGAAAGGATGAGTGGGGATGCGAATGCCGTCCTTGAACACAGCGGATGAATCGTCAGGATCAAGTTTCCAGATCTTAAGATGAGGCTCTTTAAAATCGTCTGCAAGTAGCCCAAATCCAGGTATAATTGCAGTCCAACCCCAATCCGAGGTTTTGAGCTTCAATACCTCAACTTCAAGAACGTCTCCCGGCTCGGCGCCCCTCACATATACGGGGCCGAAAATGGGGTTTGCCAGCTCTGATTTGAACTTTAAGACATCTTCAGCCGTCGAGGTGGGGGTTACTTGTCCATTGCTACCGTCGATAGTGTCGAAAGTCACAACGTCTCCCGAGTCGACGGTTAACACAGGTGCGATTTCCTTGGACCATTTGAGATGGCTGTGTCCGCGGTGGACGTGGAAGGTAGAATTGATCTGGGGAGGCAACATGGCGTAGTCCTGGGTCTCAGATTTGGGCTAATTGGACAGTCAAGAATCAGCTTGGAATCTGGAAATCGCTGCGGTTAATTGTAGGCGAGACTCACCATGCAATTGGCTTAATCCCCCCTTTTGCTAGAGAGTGAGAAGTGTCCGATCATCCAAACTGAGTTGTTCAAAATAACTGAAATTGTCAGAGATAAACCCCGCATTTGGTCTTTCAATTGCCCCAATACAAATGATGAATCCACTTTTAAAATTCGACTGCTTTTAACATCAAGTGGCCATAAGCCTAACAAATAGCCTAGTGATAAATTTGAGACTTCTTTATAACCGTCCGAACATGCAGAGTACACATGTGTGAATCATTGTGTCGTAAGCTATATATTCCAGCATCTAGAGATTTTTACCTTTATCATAAGACTGCCGATTGACTCCGTCTGTTGGATCTGATTGCTGAAATGACAGACCCGAAAGTCGAAATTTGTTTGCACTCTGTTCAAGCAAAGCCAGCAAGACATTTCACAAAGTAAGCGATCTCTACTCGAGTAAAAGTATTGCCAAATATACTTGGTTTTTAACCTTTCCCTATAGATGCTATATACTGCGCTCTTTTTACATGCAAAGCTGCCTGCGCATGACATATTTTCCTCCCGTGACTCCTATTCATGGCAAAGTTCTTTGTAACTTTACTGGCAAGAGGACCACCATTCACTTGATACAACGCATTTATAAGGAGAAACACACTGTGTTGGGCCTGTGTATCCTTCTCCGCCGCACTGTAAAACACTCAGCATTAGCCCCAAGCCATAGTCTAATAAGGCCCAAATTCTCCAGTGACTCACCTGGCCCCACTGGGGTACTGTGCCGCTTCCCGTCGGGCCTGTTCcggaggctgaggaggtgCTGCTACTAGCGGGCTTGGTTGTCTTTGCGGTGGATGTAggggcgctgctgctggccggcggcgatgagcCGCCGCAGGGAGCGCCAGTAAGGAGGATGTTCTTGGCCTCCTGGGCGTAATTGCATCCGTTGTTGACATTGGCATCCGAGTACCCAGCGTCCCACATCATAATTCCTCCAAAGTCTGGGCTGGACTTGACATCCGCGATAATGGAAGCCAGCTGCGATGGCGAAGCATAGTAAACCGCACCGCCTGAATTGCCATTAGCAGCCAAAGTGTTCGCAGGCACTCCTACAAATAGTTTCTGGTAGTAGCTGTTAGCTTTCTGGCATAAAAGATAACATCGAGTGTTCAAATGCACGCACTGCGTTTTTGGAAGGCGTAGTGGCAATAAATGACGTCCAGTTGTTGTAGTTAAACGGTGCGTCGCCAGGTAACCCAAGAGAACAGGGGTCCGGCCCATAGCCGTTGTTATTATAGAACTGAATCCAGAGATAGTCGAACTGGGAATTGCTTATGACTTCTCCCATATTAGGTTCCCTATCAACTCCATCGTTGTTAGCAAACCATGAGCCACTTGTCTAAATGCGATTTCAAGGAAGACTCAACGGCAGGGGGCACTGCTTTTGGGGAGTTAGCACGCTGTATTTACTCTGAAAATGTTGTGGATTGACTTACCGGCGCTCCTGTGATGTAATACGTATGGCTCGGGTCACTGGCGAAGTTGGATCGGAGGGTTGATATCAGATACTGGTAGTATTGGTTGCCAAGGTTCAGCTCGAGGTCAAAGTCAAAGCCATTGACAAAGACGTTGCCAAAGGGCCGCTGGACAGAAGTGCTGCCAGAGTTGCCATAGGCCTCCCAGAGATATTGGCCAATTGAAACAGCCTGTGACTGCGACTGGAGCGAGTAAGAGCCGGCCGCGCCTCCAAGAGACAAGATAATCTTGATACCAGCGGCCTGGCAGCTGGCTATTGAAGCAGCCAGACCATCGCATAGCTGAGGTGCGCCATTCGTACCGACGTAGCAGGTATTACCAATATTGCCTGCCGGAATGCTGCCAGTAGAGCCGTAAATATCCAAGAATGACAGAACAAGGATGTCAATGCCTGCGTTGGGTGCACAATACGTGGAAAGGTCGTCGCTTTCGTTGTTAGTGCCTCCCCAATAAACGACATTTTGAGCACCGGAAGCTTGGCGAGCTCTAACGCTATGCGGAGCCGGTGGAGCGCCGACAACCAGGCCGGCGAGTCCAAGGCTGGCAAGAAAAGCGGCTGAACGCATACTGAAGTTGTAGAATAGTAAATGGTAAATACAATAATGGGGAAAATATATACAACGAATCTTAAACTCGACAACTGCTTAATGGAGAAACAGCAGCGCAAGATGTATCTGCCTTTTTGATATAGATCAGATAGCCTCACAGGTAGAAAGCCGCCGACAAAGTCAGGGGTATTTAAATCCTCCAATACCATAACCTACATGTACTGAGCTATACTTGAATTCTAGTATACATGCTGACGCAGGGCACGTAAATAGAGAAGTCCGCGCAGTTTGACTTACAACTTGTCATTCTGGTGGAAGGAGACGTTACATAGTCGATACCGCTTGTCCCGTGCCCTGACTGTAGTATAACTACTTGAAACGAAAACATTTTCCCATTTTCCTCACAGGAATGCTAGACGTGCCGATATATCCAGCACAGATCCCTCAACATTGGAAAAACCGGCAGGTAACTTCTTTGGGGAGATTGAAAGACTGTAGCATCGTGACATTGTTTTATAAATGGTGGAGCAGTCACATGCGCTACGTGATTCGACACTACTTGATCCACTGAGAGACTCTGCGGGAAATTAGCATAGAGATAACGAGGGTTGTTGTAGCTGCTTGAATAGGAAGCTTCAGATACTGATGCCGCTATTGATATTGATTAGCCTGTATACACGTACCTCTTGTACCTATAATTAAGCCATTTAGGCAGGTCCCTCAGCGCTATTAGCTGGTTACCGCGTTTAATTGAGGCTTTAAGCCAGCGACTTACCTGGCTTCGTACACCGGCGCGACTAGCACATGTACATCAATTAAATGAACCTGGAACGCGCCTGAGAGCTATACTAGGATACAGGTGTGGCTCGTTTACTCAACAGTCTGATAAAGGGTTGTTCAATAAGGCTCCGTGATTATCCTAGGATACAACGTTCCTGCGCTCACAGGTACGGCAGATTGCTAGAGTAATAAGGAATATACAAGACATCCAATGACTGCCAGTCATCCTCATTTGATCACGGGAGATGTAATCTTCCAGCTTCTCGGAGTGGGTATACTATGTTCACTGGCAATTTTATACTAAGCGTTACATAGTGATGGTCAAAGGACATTTAGTGCCGCTACAGTTCGAATGTAGTATATGCACTCGAATAATACAGCAAGGCTTTTGTCTCTACAGCCATCATATCCATTTTCGCCTATAAATTAACCAAGTGAACATATAAAGCATATAAGCAGCAGTGCTCTTGCCCTCGGCTGTTAATTTTTTGGGGGAAACAATAGGCTTTAGATGTACGCTAGCTAAAACTCACAAGGCTCTTGCCGACGCCTATAGATGAAATTGTGTCCGATGGTATCGACGCTGAGTGAGAGGCAATAGATATCGAAGCATGCGATGTCTTTATAATAACAGAACGAATGTGTCTTTATGAATGAAAGTAACTACAAGCAATTCGTAATGTATCTACTTAGGGAACTAGATTTGAAGCTCATACTCTTTCCATTGTAAACATCGAGCAAGGTAGCGAAATAGCTATAGTATCACCTAACATTCCATGCCCTGCTACCAA is part of the Trichoderma atroviride chromosome 1, complete sequence genome and encodes:
- a CDS encoding uncharacterized protein (SECRETED:SignalP(1-18)~CAZy:GH18), producing the protein MRSAAFLASLGLAGLVVGAPPAPHSVRARQASGAQNVVYWGGTNNESDDLSTYCAPNAGIDILVLSFLDIYGSTGSIPAGNIGNTCYVGTNGAPQLCDGLAASIASCQAAGIKIILSLGGAAGSYSLQSQSQAVSIGQYLWEAYGNSGSTSVQRPFGNVFVNGFDFDLELNLGNQYYQYLISTLRSNFASDPSHTYYITGAPCPLPEPNMGEVISNSQFDYLWIQFYNNNGYGPDPCSLGLPGDAPFNYNNWTSFIATTPSKNAKLFVGVPANTLAANGNSGGAVYYASPSQLASIIADVKSSPDFGGIMMWDAGYSDANVNNGCNYAQEAKNILLTGAPCGGSSPPASSSAPTSTAKTTKPASSSTSSASGTGPTGSGTVPQWGQCGGEGYTGPTQSHGRKISNCMPKSETQDYAMLPPQINSTFHVHRGHSHLKWSKEIAPVLTVDSGDVVTFDTIDGSNGQVTPTSTAEDVLKFKSELANPIFGPVYVRGAEPGDVLEVEVLKLKTSDWGWTAIIPGFGLLADDFKEPHLKIWKLDPDDSSAVFKDGIRIPTHPFLGVMGVAPGEGEFSTIPPLDTGG